The following coding sequences lie in one Vibrio casei genomic window:
- the nhaR gene encoding transcriptional activator NhaR has protein sequence MSHLNYNHLYYFWMVCKQGSVAKAAEALFLTPQTVTGQIKAFEERMNGKLMKRSGRSVEPTELGQLVFKYADKMFGLSYEMLDIVNYSQQDNVLFDVGVADALSKRLVSKILLNTVPEDNSIHLRCFESTHELLLEQLSQHKLDMILSDCPVDSSQSPGLYSKKLGECKMSFYSSLPITDSDFPSILTERKLLIPGRRTSMGRNVMHWFERLGITPNILGEFDDSALMKAFARYHTDAIFLAPNLYLSEVKDEIPLHLIAEVEDLKEEYYVIFAERMIQHPSVKNVCDADFSGLFREQ, from the coding sequence ATGTCGCATTTAAATTACAACCATTTGTATTATTTTTGGATGGTATGTAAACAAGGATCCGTAGCTAAAGCCGCAGAAGCATTATTTCTTACTCCTCAAACAGTGACTGGGCAAATTAAAGCCTTTGAAGAGCGAATGAACGGCAAGCTGATGAAGCGCAGTGGTCGTAGTGTTGAGCCGACAGAGCTTGGCCAACTGGTGTTTAAATACGCCGATAAAATGTTTGGCCTTAGCTATGAAATGCTTGATATTGTTAATTACTCACAACAAGATAATGTGCTATTTGATGTTGGGGTTGCAGATGCGCTCTCTAAGCGATTAGTGAGTAAGATTTTGCTCAATACCGTGCCAGAAGATAACAGTATTCACCTACGCTGTTTTGAATCAACGCATGAACTATTACTTGAGCAATTATCCCAGCATAAATTGGATATGATATTGTCTGATTGTCCCGTTGACTCAAGTCAAAGTCCTGGCCTTTATAGTAAAAAGCTTGGTGAGTGCAAAATGAGTTTTTATTCTTCCTTACCGATCACTGATAGCGACTTTCCTTCTATCTTGACGGAAAGAAAGTTATTGATTCCAGGGAGAAGGACATCAATGGGACGAAATGTGATGCATTGGTTTGAAAGATTGGGAATTACGCCTAATATTTTAGGTGAATTTGATGATTCTGCTTTAATGAAAGCATTTGCTCGTTATCATACCGATGCTATTTTTTTAGCACCGAATTTATACCTTTCTGAAGTGAAAGATGAAATTCCTCTTCATTTGATTGCCGAAGTCGAAGATCTAAAAGAAGAGTATTACGTTATTTTTGCAGAAAGAATGATCCAACACCCATCTGTAAAAAATGTGTGTGATGCTGATTTTAGTGGGTTATTTCGAGAACAATAG
- a CDS encoding ArsR/SmtB family transcription factor, with protein MDLRKIENNLSQAVVLLKAMANENRLQLLCILHGKELSVGQLCEKLPLSQSALSQHLAWLRRDGLVSTRKESQTVYYSLQNKEVKAMIKQLHKLYS; from the coding sequence ATGGATTTGAGAAAAATAGAAAATAATCTTTCTCAAGCCGTGGTTCTTCTGAAAGCCATGGCAAATGAAAATAGACTACAGCTATTGTGTATTTTACATGGAAAAGAGTTATCAGTCGGGCAGTTATGTGAAAAGTTGCCTTTGAGTCAGTCGGCTTTATCCCAGCATTTAGCATGGTTACGACGAGATGGCTTAGTCAGTACACGTAAAGAATCTCAAACAGTGTATTACTCATTACAGAATAAAGAAGTGAAAGCAATGATTAAGCAATTGCATAAATTATACAGTTAA
- the rpsT gene encoding 30S ribosomal protein S20, producing the protein MANSKSAKKRAIQAEKRRQHNASRRSMMRTYMKKTIAAITAGDKEAATAALVEVTPLLDRMATKGLIHKNKAARHKSRFAAAIKAL; encoded by the coding sequence TTGGCAAACAGTAAATCTGCTAAGAAGCGCGCTATCCAAGCTGAGAAACGTCGCCAGCACAATGCTAGTCGTCGTTCTATGATGCGCACTTACATGAAAAAAACTATCGCTGCTATTACTGCTGGCGATAAAGAAGCTGCAACTGCTGCACTAGTTGAAGTTACACCATTACTAGACCGCATGGCGACTAAAGGCCTTATTCATAAGAATAAAGCTGCTCGTCACAAGTCTCGTTTTGCTGCAGCGATCAAAGCACTTTAA
- a CDS encoding TrlF family AAA-like ATPase translates to MTSAWPYPGAKWYKFDFHTHTPKSTDSMWAKYDHNLSPQDWLLKYMAEGIDCVAVTDHNGAGWVDALQSTYEEMKVNLPEGFRDITVFPGVELTTEDEFHLIVVFAPGTSQKKIEQFITSAGYRGDCGDHSGSGSMSLLRVLNEVITLPEFDCIPIAAHADRDNGLLQTKNESQSPVANDRYLRKIFETGLLSAIEVVDTEVDKPQSYIQSRLNLSEVVGSDSHGFRGNDKPGSRYTWVKMETPTLASLKLALIDGQEFSIKRFDDLIQFNPHETPDNFIESIQVKDARYMGQGRLASSLSFSPYSNAIVGGRGTGKSTITHSLRAVSGKQSELDEDTTPYQTYSKFMQVPKSKDDFGALKEGTKVELIYMRLGKRYRLIWSQVTNETTVFEEDGGDWKTSQDQEITKDRFPIDLYSQGQIATLVGENKQPLLELIDRSANIDHEELQTAQLKFCAKRAEARSLKQVADQIPALKRQLQDIRAKIQKLSQSNHQKILTEYNKFQKQKQLFETKKSETWDLINRLSGFFLHEEIVSTIATPSDFDADIQAFTNSLDTAVGKTKNAIKDSIEGLQTSVNDIEAVLISSNWKAKFDQAVKQYTDLQLQLQNEGINNLKEYGQLVQSEKELADKLVRAMNAQQQLQEKVKLANEDLKEIRQQRLKQTERRKLFLQEVLSDNHYVKISVRPYGCSAMVMEHAFRDLLSAKTEFASDIYIKGENGKQGVVSSFLNAAKLPNQEDRDRAIFDIQSLLYKVSTGADKQTFSARFRNKLVNMNTQHQDFADSLLYWFPEDGLDVEYSRTGDGKNFTPITQGSAGQRAAAMLAFLLAHSEKPLFIDQPEDDLDNSLIYDLIVSQIKATKSKRQIIMVTHNPNIVVNGDAEMVHALDFNNQCFIKNKGSIQDSEMRETICRIMEGGTTAFNNRYKRLI, encoded by the coding sequence ATGACTAGTGCGTGGCCATATCCGGGAGCTAAGTGGTACAAGTTCGATTTCCATACGCATACTCCTAAATCAACAGACTCAATGTGGGCGAAGTACGATCATAATTTATCTCCCCAAGATTGGCTTTTAAAGTACATGGCTGAGGGGATTGATTGCGTTGCAGTAACAGATCATAACGGGGCTGGTTGGGTGGATGCCCTGCAAAGCACATACGAAGAAATGAAAGTTAATCTGCCTGAAGGGTTCAGAGATATAACTGTGTTCCCTGGGGTCGAACTTACAACCGAGGATGAGTTTCATTTAATAGTTGTATTCGCGCCAGGTACTAGTCAAAAGAAAATCGAACAGTTCATTACCTCCGCTGGTTACAGAGGAGATTGTGGTGACCACAGCGGCTCAGGTTCTATGAGTTTACTCCGAGTTCTTAACGAAGTTATAACCCTGCCTGAATTTGACTGCATTCCTATAGCGGCACACGCAGATCGAGATAACGGTCTTCTACAAACCAAGAATGAATCACAGTCACCCGTAGCTAACGATAGGTATCTTCGTAAAATATTCGAAACAGGATTACTTAGCGCCATTGAAGTTGTCGATACTGAAGTTGATAAGCCGCAGAGCTATATTCAAAGCAGACTTAACTTATCAGAAGTTGTTGGATCTGATAGTCATGGTTTTCGTGGAAATGATAAACCAGGTAGTCGATACACTTGGGTCAAAATGGAAACCCCTACGCTCGCATCTTTAAAACTTGCTTTGATAGATGGTCAAGAGTTCTCTATTAAGCGGTTTGATGACCTAATTCAATTCAATCCACATGAAACACCTGATAACTTCATTGAGTCGATACAAGTTAAAGATGCTCGATATATGGGGCAAGGGAGACTTGCTTCGTCGCTCTCATTTAGCCCTTATTCAAATGCGATTGTAGGAGGAAGAGGTACTGGTAAGTCTACTATTACGCACTCTCTACGAGCTGTATCAGGGAAACAGTCTGAGCTAGATGAAGATACTACGCCATACCAGACATATTCCAAATTCATGCAAGTACCAAAATCAAAGGACGATTTTGGAGCTCTTAAGGAAGGTACTAAAGTAGAGCTAATTTATATGCGGTTGGGTAAGCGTTATCGTCTAATTTGGTCGCAAGTCACTAACGAAACAACAGTTTTTGAGGAAGACGGGGGTGATTGGAAAACAAGTCAAGACCAGGAAATTACCAAAGACCGATTCCCTATTGACCTTTATAGCCAGGGACAAATAGCAACTCTAGTTGGTGAAAATAAGCAGCCGTTACTTGAGTTAATAGATCGTTCGGCAAATATTGACCATGAGGAACTTCAAACGGCCCAATTGAAGTTCTGCGCAAAGAGAGCTGAGGCTAGGAGTTTGAAACAAGTTGCTGATCAGATACCAGCACTCAAGAGGCAACTACAAGACATAAGAGCAAAAATTCAAAAGCTCTCACAGAGTAACCATCAGAAAATTCTTACTGAATACAACAAGTTTCAGAAACAGAAACAACTATTTGAGACCAAGAAATCTGAAACATGGGACTTGATAAATAGATTAAGCGGATTTTTCTTGCACGAGGAAATAGTCTCCACTATTGCGACACCTTCAGACTTTGACGCAGACATTCAAGCTTTTACTAACTCTCTAGATACTGCTGTTGGTAAAACAAAAAATGCCATAAAAGATTCTATTGAAGGACTACAGACAAGTGTTAATGACATAGAGGCCGTTTTAATAAGTAGTAATTGGAAGGCAAAGTTTGACCAAGCCGTAAAACAATATACTGATTTACAACTTCAACTACAGAACGAAGGGATCAATAACCTAAAAGAGTATGGCCAACTTGTTCAATCTGAGAAGGAGTTAGCTGATAAGTTAGTTAGGGCAATGAATGCACAACAGCAGCTTCAAGAAAAAGTTAAACTGGCTAACGAGGATCTTAAAGAGATAAGGCAGCAAAGACTTAAGCAAACAGAGCGTAGAAAACTATTTCTTCAAGAAGTGCTTTCTGATAATCACTATGTAAAGATCTCTGTAAGACCATATGGTTGCAGCGCTATGGTCATGGAACATGCATTTCGAGATTTGCTTTCAGCTAAAACTGAGTTCGCATCGGATATTTATATAAAGGGCGAAAACGGTAAACAAGGTGTTGTTTCGTCTTTTTTGAATGCGGCTAAGCTTCCGAATCAAGAGGATCGTGATAGAGCCATTTTTGATATACAAAGCTTGCTTTACAAAGTATCTACTGGAGCAGATAAGCAGACATTCTCGGCCAGATTCAGGAACAAACTGGTGAATATGAATACTCAGCATCAAGACTTTGCTGACTCTCTCTTGTACTGGTTCCCAGAGGATGGTTTGGACGTTGAGTATAGCCGCACAGGGGACGGGAAAAACTTCACTCCAATAACCCAAGGCTCAGCTGGTCAAAGAGCTGCTGCAATGCTGGCTTTCTTATTGGCGCATAGCGAGAAGCCACTTTTTATCGATCAACCAGAAGACGATTTGGATAACTCTTTAATATATGACTTGATAGTGTCTCAAATTAAGGCAACTAAGAGCAAGCGTCAGATAATCATGGTCACACACAACCCCAACATCGTGGTAAACGGTGATGCTGAGATGGTACATGCACTTGACTTTAATAATCAGTGCTTTATTAAAAATAAAGGCTCGATACAGGACAGTGAAATGCGTGAAACTATCTGTAGGATTATGGAAGGTGGAACCACGGCCTTTAACAATAGATATAAGCGTTTAATATAG